Proteins encoded together in one Micromonospora kangleipakensis window:
- a CDS encoding L-serine ammonia-lyase translates to MISVFDLFSVGIGPSSSHTVGPMRAARTFVSGLKADGLLADTARVRAELFGSLGATGHGHGSDRAVLLGLEGEAPETVDTDTVGPRVDRIRAERRLSLLGAQEIDFDPDRDLVLHRRRSLPYHPNGMTFVAYDAAGAELRGRTYYSVGGGFVVDEAAAGADRITPDTTRVRYPFLTGAELLAVTTGTGLSISEVMLANELSWRTEGEVRAGLLEIWRVMRECVERGCERDGTLPGGLKVRRRAAELRRSLEAETDSTDPLRVMDWVTLFALAVNEENAAGGRVVTAPTNGAAGIIPAVLHYYTRFVPDASDDGVVRFLLAAGAIGVLFKENASISGAEVGCQGEVGSACSMAAAGLAEALGGTPEQVENAAEIGMEHNLGLTCDPVGGLVQIPCIERNAVASIKAITAARLALRGDGVHAVSLDKVIKTMRETGADMKVKYKETARGGLAVNVIEC, encoded by the coding sequence ATGATCAGTGTTTTCGACCTCTTCAGCGTCGGCATCGGGCCGTCCAGCTCGCACACCGTCGGGCCGATGCGAGCCGCCCGGACGTTCGTGTCCGGGCTCAAGGCGGACGGGCTCCTCGCCGACACCGCGCGGGTGCGGGCCGAGCTCTTCGGCTCCCTCGGCGCCACCGGGCACGGCCACGGCAGCGACCGGGCGGTGCTGCTCGGGCTGGAGGGCGAGGCCCCGGAGACGGTCGACACCGACACGGTCGGGCCGCGGGTGGACCGGATCCGCGCCGAGCGGCGGCTCAGCCTGCTCGGCGCCCAGGAGATCGACTTCGACCCGGACCGGGACCTGGTGCTGCACCGGCGCCGGTCGCTGCCGTACCACCCGAACGGGATGACCTTCGTCGCGTACGACGCGGCGGGCGCGGAGCTGCGCGGCCGGACGTACTACTCGGTGGGCGGCGGGTTCGTGGTCGACGAGGCGGCGGCCGGGGCGGACCGGATCACCCCGGACACCACCCGGGTGCGGTACCCGTTCCTCACCGGCGCGGAGCTGCTGGCGGTCACCACCGGCACCGGCCTGTCGATCAGCGAGGTGATGCTCGCCAACGAGCTGTCCTGGCGTACCGAGGGGGAGGTGCGGGCCGGGCTGCTGGAGATCTGGCGGGTGATGCGCGAGTGCGTCGAGCGCGGCTGCGAGCGGGACGGCACCCTGCCGGGCGGGCTGAAGGTGCGGCGCCGGGCGGCCGAGCTGCGCCGCAGCCTGGAGGCGGAGACCGACTCCACCGACCCGCTGCGGGTGATGGACTGGGTCACCCTCTTCGCCCTGGCGGTGAACGAGGAGAACGCGGCCGGCGGTCGGGTGGTCACCGCGCCGACCAACGGCGCGGCCGGCATCATCCCGGCGGTGCTGCACTACTACACCCGGTTCGTGCCGGACGCCTCCGACGACGGCGTGGTCCGCTTTCTGCTGGCCGCCGGCGCGATCGGGGTGCTGTTCAAGGAGAACGCCTCGATCTCCGGCGCCGAGGTCGGCTGCCAGGGCGAGGTCGGTTCGGCCTGCTCGATGGCGGCCGCCGGGCTCGCCGAGGCGCTGGGCGGCACCCCTGAGCAGGTGGAGAACGCGGCCGAGATCGGCATGGAGCACAACCTCGGGCTCACCTGCGACCCGGTCGGGGGCCTGGTACAGATCCCCTGCATCGAACGGAACGCGGTGGCTAGCATCAAGGCGATCACGGCCGCCCGGCTGGCGCTGCGCGGCGACGGGGTGCACGCCGTCTCGCTGGACAAGGTCATCAAGACCATGCGGGAGACGGGCGCCGACATGAAGGTCAAGTACAAGGAGACGGCACGGGGTGGCCTGGCGGTCAACGTGATCGAGTGCTGA
- a CDS encoding aldose 1-epimerase family protein: MEHAANRSPSGAQWTIAADGHEAIIVEVGGGLRAYRHDGVDYVDGYAADELCPGSAGQVLAPWPNRIRDGAYTFGERSLQLDLSDPDRHNAMHGLVNWVSWHLVEQSADAVTVGYDLPPSPGYPWPLRLRTRWSVGPAGLRVEHETTNLGGEPCPFGYSMHPYLRLPAVSVNELTLRVPGRTRVLLDGRLLPIGATAVAGTEYDFTEPRAIGDAVLDVAFGDIVRDEDGGSAVTLAAPDGSAAVHVWADREFGWWQVFTGDTLSGERHRRSVAVEPMTCPADAFRSGKDVIVLAPGQTWRGAWGVRPGA; the protein is encoded by the coding sequence ATGGAGCACGCCGCGAACCGGTCACCGTCCGGCGCACAGTGGACAATTGCCGCCGACGGCCACGAGGCGATCATCGTCGAGGTGGGCGGTGGGCTGCGGGCGTACCGGCACGACGGGGTGGACTACGTCGACGGGTACGCGGCGGACGAACTCTGCCCCGGCTCGGCCGGGCAGGTGCTGGCGCCCTGGCCGAACCGGATCCGGGACGGGGCGTACACCTTCGGCGAGCGGTCGTTGCAGCTCGACCTCAGCGACCCGGACCGGCACAACGCCATGCACGGCCTGGTCAACTGGGTCTCCTGGCACCTGGTCGAGCAGTCCGCGGACGCGGTGACGGTCGGCTACGACCTGCCGCCGAGCCCGGGCTACCCGTGGCCGCTGCGGCTGCGGACCCGGTGGAGCGTGGGGCCGGCGGGGCTGCGGGTGGAGCACGAGACCACCAACCTCGGCGGCGAGCCCTGCCCGTTCGGCTACTCCATGCACCCCTACCTGCGGCTGCCCGCGGTTTCGGTGAACGAGCTGACGCTGCGGGTGCCGGGGCGTACCCGGGTGCTGCTGGACGGCCGGCTGCTGCCGATCGGCGCCACCGCGGTCGCCGGCACCGAGTACGACTTCACCGAGCCCCGCGCGATCGGCGACGCGGTGCTGGACGTGGCCTTCGGCGACATCGTCCGGGACGAGGACGGCGGCTCGGCGGTGACCCTCGCCGCGCCGGACGGCTCGGCCGCGGTGCACGTCTGGGCGGACCGGGAGTTCGGCTGGTGGCAGGTCTTCACCGGGGACACCCTCAGCGGGGAGCGGCACCGCCGTTCGGTCGCGGTCGAGCCGATGACCTGCCCGGCGGACGCGTTCCGCTCGGGGAAGGACGTCATCGTCCTGGCCCCGGGGCAGACCTGGCGGGGCGCCTGGGGCGTCCGGCCCGGGGCCTGA
- a CDS encoding acyl-CoA dehydrogenase family protein → MSPLDLLDVDASLGEEERQIRAVVRQLVDDRVRPHVAGWYEDGQVPARELAREFGKLGLLGMHLTGYGCAGASAVAYGLACLELEAGDSGVRSLVSVQGSLAMYAIWRFGSEEQKQRWLPAMAAGEAIGCFGLTEPDHGSDPASMTTRARRDGDDWILNGAKMWITNAPIADVGVVWARTDEGVRGFAVPMDTPGVTAREIRRKMSLRASLTGEIALDDVRLPADARLPEAIGLKAPLSCLTEARHGIVWGALGAARDCLETALSYATTRTQFGRPLAGFQLTQAKLADMAVEWNKGLLLALHLGRLADAGKLRPEQVSVGKLNNVREALAIARECRTILGANGVSGEYPVMRHANNLESVLTYEGTSEIHQLVIGQRLTGLSAFA, encoded by the coding sequence ATGAGCCCTCTCGATCTGCTGGACGTCGACGCGTCGCTGGGCGAGGAGGAGCGGCAGATCCGGGCCGTCGTGCGCCAGCTCGTCGACGACCGGGTACGCCCGCACGTCGCCGGCTGGTACGAGGACGGCCAGGTGCCCGCCCGCGAGCTGGCCCGGGAGTTCGGCAAGCTCGGCCTGCTCGGCATGCACCTGACCGGGTACGGCTGCGCCGGCGCCTCGGCCGTCGCGTACGGGCTGGCCTGCCTGGAGCTCGAGGCCGGCGACTCCGGCGTCCGCTCGCTGGTCTCGGTGCAGGGCTCGCTGGCCATGTACGCCATCTGGCGCTTCGGCAGCGAGGAGCAGAAGCAGCGCTGGCTGCCCGCGATGGCGGCCGGCGAGGCGATCGGCTGCTTCGGGCTGACCGAGCCGGACCACGGCTCCGACCCGGCGTCGATGACCACCCGGGCCCGCCGGGACGGGGACGACTGGATCCTCAACGGCGCCAAGATGTGGATCACCAACGCGCCGATCGCCGACGTCGGGGTGGTCTGGGCGCGCACCGACGAGGGGGTGCGGGGTTTCGCCGTACCGATGGACACGCCCGGGGTGACGGCGCGGGAGATCCGGCGCAAGATGTCGCTGCGCGCGTCGCTGACCGGCGAGATCGCCCTCGACGACGTCCGGCTGCCGGCGGACGCCCGGCTGCCGGAGGCGATCGGGCTCAAGGCGCCGCTGAGCTGCCTGACCGAGGCCCGGCACGGCATCGTCTGGGGCGCGCTCGGCGCGGCCCGCGACTGCCTGGAGACGGCCCTGTCGTACGCGACCACCCGGACCCAGTTCGGCCGCCCGCTGGCCGGCTTCCAGCTCACCCAGGCCAAGCTCGCCGACATGGCGGTCGAGTGGAACAAGGGCCTGCTGCTCGCGCTGCACCTGGGCCGGCTCGCCGACGCCGGGAAGCTGCGCCCCGAGCAGGTCAGCGTCGGCAAGCTGAACAACGTGCGGGAGGCGCTGGCGATCGCCCGGGAGTGCCGGACGATCCTCGGCGCCAACGGCGTCTCCGGCGAGTACCCGGTGATGCGGCACGCCAACAACCTGGAGAGCGTGCTGACCTACGAGGGCACCTCGGAGATCCACCAGCTGGTCATCGGGCAGCGGCTGACCGGGCTCTCCGCATTCGCCTGA
- the tnpB gene encoding IS607 family element RNA-guided endonuclease TnpB, with protein sequence MEQRAAERSYGLAEADLTPMVGWSLPALRKAWNVAKSDVAPWWAECSKEAFNTGLDALARGLKNWSDSRTGKRAGRRVGFPRFKSRRRSAPSVRFTTGAIRVEADRKHVVLPRLGRLKTHESTRKLARRLEAGTARILSATVRRDGGQWHVAFCVEVDRAERAPMCPEAVIGVDVGLKHLAVLSTGKLEPNPRHLEGAARRMRRLARRMSRRVGPDRRTRQRPSNRWERARRQVVRAHARVANLRRDGLHKLTTRLAREYGTLVVEDLNVAGMLRNRRLARHIADAGFAELRRQLAYKTGWNGGQLLVADRWYPSSKTCSGCGAVKAKLALSERTYTCTTCGMTLDRDLNAARNLAALAFEVDTAGSGPVTGRGADCKTRPCGLVAVKRQPGTASAGRTGTVPPQGRTA encoded by the coding sequence ATGGAACAGCGTGCCGCCGAGCGGAGCTACGGCTTGGCCGAGGCGGACCTGACGCCGATGGTGGGCTGGTCGCTGCCCGCGCTGCGCAAGGCGTGGAACGTGGCGAAAAGCGACGTGGCGCCGTGGTGGGCGGAGTGTTCGAAGGAGGCGTTCAACACCGGCCTCGACGCGTTGGCTCGGGGGTTGAAGAACTGGTCGGACTCGCGGACGGGTAAGCGGGCCGGGCGGCGGGTCGGGTTTCCCCGGTTCAAGTCCCGCCGTCGGAGTGCGCCGAGCGTCCGGTTCACCACTGGGGCGATTCGGGTCGAGGCGGACCGGAAGCATGTGGTGTTGCCGCGGTTGGGTCGGCTGAAGACCCACGAGTCGACCCGCAAACTCGCCCGCCGCTTGGAGGCCGGGACGGCCCGGATCCTGTCCGCGACGGTGCGCCGCGACGGTGGGCAGTGGCATGTCGCGTTCTGCGTCGAGGTCGATCGCGCCGAACGGGCCCCGATGTGTCCGGAGGCCGTGATCGGCGTGGACGTGGGGCTGAAGCACCTCGCGGTGCTGTCCACCGGCAAGCTCGAGCCCAACCCCCGCCACCTCGAGGGCGCGGCCCGGCGGATGCGCCGCCTCGCCCGGCGCATGTCCCGCCGGGTCGGTCCCGACCGGCGTACCCGGCAGCGGCCCTCAAATCGGTGGGAACGCGCCCGCCGGCAGGTCGTCCGGGCGCACGCGCGGGTGGCGAACCTGCGGCGCGACGGCCTCCACAAGCTCACCACCCGCCTCGCCCGCGAGTACGGCACGCTCGTGGTCGAAGACCTGAACGTGGCCGGGATGCTGCGCAACCGCCGCCTGGCCCGACACATCGCCGACGCCGGGTTCGCCGAACTACGCCGGCAGTTGGCGTACAAGACTGGATGGAACGGTGGCCAGCTCTTGGTGGCCGACCGCTGGTATCCGTCCTCGAAGACCTGCTCGGGCTGCGGCGCGGTGAAAGCCAAGCTGGCCCTGTCCGAGCGCACCTACACCTGCACCACCTGCGGCATGACCCTCGACCGGGACCTGAACGCCGCACGCAACCTCGCCGCGCTTGCGTTTGAGGTTGACACCGCCGGGAGTGGCCCGGTGACAGGACGTGGAGCCGACTGTAAGACCCGCCCCTGCGGGCTGGTGGCTGTGAAGCGTCAACCCGGCACCGCCTCGGCGGGTAGGACCGGGACCGTCCCGCCGCAAGGCAGGACTGCATGA
- a CDS encoding type II toxin-antitoxin system VapB family antitoxin: MIFRAVRDGRPYPEHNLTLKQWAEIPPRPLRLDQLITTKRELALDKLLAEDSTFYGDLFPHVVQWNGGLYLEDGLHRALRAALQQRNQIHARVLVLSGQAE; the protein is encoded by the coding sequence GTGATCTTCAGGGCGGTCCGGGACGGGCGTCCCTACCCGGAGCACAACCTCACGCTCAAGCAGTGGGCGGAGATCCCGCCGCGTCCGCTGCGGCTCGACCAGCTCATCACCACCAAGCGGGAGCTGGCGCTGGACAAGCTCCTCGCCGAGGACTCGACCTTCTACGGCGATCTCTTCCCGCACGTCGTCCAGTGGAACGGTGGCCTCTACCTGGAGGACGGCCTGCACCGGGCGCTGCGCGCGGCGCTCCAGCAGCGCAATCAGATCCACGCCCGGGTGCTGGTGCTCAGCGGCCAGGCCGAGTGA
- a CDS encoding ABC transporter ATP-binding protein, translated as MAIIEAEGLGIRFVRNRRRQLRLRELLIHRGGRTAATGQFWPLRDVSFRIEPGETVGVVGRNGTGKSTLLRLIAGVLIPDEGRIRVHGDVAPLLELSAGFSNDLTGRENLYLVGGLHGLSTGYLRRHFDEIVSFAGEQVERSIDTSVRHYSSGMKVRLGFAVIAHLPHPVLLVDEVTAVGDAEFRARCYATIERLLAEGRTLVLVSHNEKDLTRFCRRGLYLDAGRLTVDGTIDEALAAYASAAPR; from the coding sequence ATGGCGATCATTGAGGCGGAGGGCCTCGGCATCCGCTTCGTCCGCAACCGGCGCCGCCAGCTCCGGCTGCGGGAGCTGCTCATCCACCGGGGCGGGCGGACCGCGGCCACCGGCCAGTTCTGGCCGCTGCGCGACGTGTCGTTCCGGATCGAGCCGGGTGAGACGGTCGGCGTGGTGGGGCGCAACGGCACCGGGAAGAGCACGCTGCTCCGGCTGATCGCCGGGGTGCTGATCCCGGACGAGGGCCGGATCCGGGTCCACGGGGACGTCGCGCCGCTGCTGGAACTCTCCGCCGGATTCTCCAACGACCTGACCGGCCGGGAGAACCTCTATCTGGTCGGCGGCCTGCACGGGCTCTCCACCGGCTACCTGCGCCGGCACTTCGACGAGATCGTCTCGTTCGCCGGCGAGCAGGTCGAGCGCTCGATCGACACCTCGGTGCGGCACTACTCGTCCGGGATGAAGGTCCGGCTCGGCTTCGCGGTGATCGCGCACCTGCCGCACCCCGTCCTGCTGGTGGACGAGGTGACCGCGGTCGGGGACGCGGAGTTCCGCGCCAGGTGCTATGCGACCATCGAGCGACTTCTCGCGGAAGGGCGCACGCTGGTGCTGGTGTCACACAACGAAAAGGACCTCACCCGGTTCTGTCGTCGGGGGCTCTACCTCGACGCGGGCCGGTTGACCGTCGACGGGACGATCGACGAGGCGCTCGCCGCCTACGCCAGCGCGGCACCGCGGTGA
- a CDS encoding ABC transporter permease, with protein MTSGVGALWSARNSLRILVKRDLAVKYQQSVLGYLWSLIEPLGMGAIYWFVFGVLYSGATRRHLGDAAGSYPLFLVTGIFAWMWASSAMNEATNALTGQARLITTMNVPRQVFPIGRVTGRFAEYAAGLPILVGIAAVYAAHGKIHPGWSLLALPLAVAVQLVLLVGIALLLSAWNVLMRDIERFMRLIIRVLFYATPIIYPLSLVRDSGMPTWVKLAYELNPLVGIFQLHHAIWYPDEFPDARLLATTVLGSLLVLTFGWWSFRRLEPAVLKEL; from the coding sequence GTGACGTCAGGCGTCGGGGCGCTCTGGTCGGCCCGTAACTCGCTGCGGATCCTGGTCAAGCGGGATCTCGCGGTCAAGTACCAGCAGTCGGTCCTCGGCTACCTCTGGTCGCTGATCGAGCCGCTCGGCATGGGCGCGATCTACTGGTTCGTGTTCGGGGTGCTCTACTCCGGGGCCACCCGCCGGCACCTCGGCGACGCGGCGGGGTCGTACCCGCTCTTCCTGGTCACCGGCATCTTCGCCTGGATGTGGGCCAGTTCGGCGATGAACGAGGCGACGAACGCGCTGACCGGTCAGGCCCGGCTGATCACCACCATGAACGTGCCCCGCCAGGTCTTCCCGATCGGCCGGGTCACCGGCCGCTTCGCCGAGTACGCCGCCGGCCTGCCCATCCTCGTCGGCATCGCCGCGGTCTACGCGGCGCACGGGAAGATCCACCCCGGCTGGTCCCTGCTCGCCCTGCCGCTGGCCGTGGCCGTGCAGCTCGTCCTGCTGGTGGGGATCGCGCTGCTGCTGTCGGCGTGGAACGTGCTGATGCGGGACATCGAGCGGTTCATGCGGCTGATCATCCGGGTGCTCTTCTACGCCACCCCGATCATCTACCCGCTCAGCCTGGTCCGGGACTCCGGCATGCCCACCTGGGTGAAGCTGGCCTACGAGCTGAACCCGCTGGTCGGCATCTTCCAGCTGCACCACGCGATCTGGTACCCGGACGAGTTCCCGGACGCCCGGCTGCTCGCCACCACCGTGCTGGGCAGCCTGCTGGTGCTGACGTTCGGCTGGTGGTCGTTCCGCCGGCTCGAACCGGCCGTGCTCAAGGAACTGTGA
- a CDS encoding DUF5941 domain-containing protein produces the protein MTLAIVLAAEAAGGADDAGERLAGQWRRAGVTEARVVADLSELAALVAAATGPVLVSGADLVAHTAVLKHLATSPVGPTVALVLTDPPAPGQVAVREERGQVVAVGAPGELADATGIFGGALRVGVGDLPALVDAARSAATAAGSAPAGPAVDRLFADLAARGTLTFAHRVRLLVAHRVVDPAGRAAAEAAVAAVDEDKAELRLSVKERDDFFTTFFVSTWSPYVTKAAARIGLGPTAVTMISVAFAVAAAVLFGVGGRPALVAGAVLLYLGFVLDCVDGQLARYTRHFSAWGGWLDTMADRAKEYVVYAGLGYGATHAGFRYGWALAIAAMTLQTVRHMTDTWYGVLHDEAARRPRPAEDAGGIGGKLNAASTKVQADTGSVSYWLKRTVVFPIGERWALMALAAALFGPLVALCAVLVWGTLAFAYTGALRTLRARWMRVPVLTTVDATLHRDDGPLARTMPVVRGPLALAVFGASGAGALLLWALVTVHAGHRLPGWAVTIGLVVLLSGAQGARAAHAGPLDWLVPAALRAGEYLFAIAVGVAGRAPAWLIFGYVFVLTLHHYDLTARLEKRQAAPPLHAATLGWEGRSAVLAVASIAGIASIALATLGTYLLVVFVASVVLAWVVLPARARRTPVPVGGGDRSPG, from the coding sequence GTGACGCTCGCGATCGTGCTCGCCGCCGAGGCGGCGGGCGGGGCGGACGACGCCGGGGAGCGCCTGGCCGGGCAGTGGCGGCGGGCCGGCGTGACCGAGGCGCGGGTCGTCGCCGACCTGTCCGAGCTGGCCGCGCTGGTGGCCGCCGCCACCGGCCCGGTGCTGGTCAGCGGCGCGGACCTGGTGGCGCACACCGCCGTACTCAAGCATCTGGCGACCAGCCCGGTCGGGCCGACGGTGGCGCTGGTGCTCACCGACCCGCCCGCGCCCGGGCAGGTCGCGGTCCGGGAGGAGCGCGGCCAGGTGGTCGCGGTGGGCGCCCCCGGCGAGCTGGCCGACGCGACCGGGATCTTCGGCGGCGCGCTGCGGGTCGGCGTCGGCGACCTGCCGGCCCTGGTCGACGCCGCCCGGTCGGCCGCGACGGCGGCCGGGAGCGCGCCGGCCGGGCCTGCGGTGGACCGGCTCTTCGCCGACCTCGCGGCCCGCGGCACCCTGACCTTCGCCCACCGGGTACGCCTGCTCGTCGCGCACCGGGTCGTCGATCCGGCCGGCCGGGCCGCCGCCGAGGCGGCCGTCGCCGCGGTGGACGAGGACAAGGCCGAGCTGCGCCTGTCGGTGAAGGAGCGGGACGACTTCTTCACCACGTTCTTCGTCAGCACCTGGTCGCCGTACGTGACGAAGGCGGCGGCCCGGATCGGCCTGGGCCCGACCGCGGTCACCATGATCTCGGTGGCCTTCGCGGTGGCGGCGGCGGTGCTCTTCGGCGTCGGCGGGCGGCCCGCGCTGGTCGCCGGGGCGGTCCTGCTCTACCTGGGCTTCGTGCTGGACTGCGTGGACGGCCAGTTGGCCCGCTACACCCGGCACTTCAGCGCCTGGGGCGGCTGGCTGGACACCATGGCCGACCGGGCCAAGGAGTACGTGGTCTACGCCGGTCTCGGCTACGGCGCCACGCACGCCGGCTTCCGCTACGGCTGGGCCCTCGCCATCGCCGCGATGACCCTGCAGACGGTCCGGCACATGACCGACACCTGGTACGGCGTGCTGCACGACGAGGCCGCCCGCCGGCCCCGCCCGGCCGAGGACGCCGGCGGCATCGGCGGGAAGCTGAACGCCGCCTCGACGAAGGTGCAGGCGGACACCGGCTCGGTGTCGTACTGGCTGAAGCGGACGGTGGTCTTCCCGATCGGCGAGCGGTGGGCGCTGATGGCGCTGGCCGCCGCGCTCTTCGGTCCGCTGGTGGCGCTCTGCGCGGTGCTGGTCTGGGGGACGTTGGCGTTCGCGTACACCGGGGCGTTGCGGACGCTGCGGGCCCGCTGGATGCGGGTGCCGGTGCTGACCACGGTCGACGCCACCCTGCACCGCGACGACGGCCCGCTGGCCCGGACCATGCCGGTGGTGCGCGGGCCGCTGGCGCTGGCGGTGTTCGGCGCGTCGGGCGCGGGGGCGCTGCTGCTGTGGGCGTTGGTGACGGTCCACGCCGGGCATCGGCTGCCCGGGTGGGCGGTGACGATCGGGCTGGTGGTCCTGCTGAGCGGGGCGCAGGGGGCGCGGGCGGCGCACGCCGGGCCGCTGGACTGGCTGGTGCCCGCCGCGCTGCGGGCCGGGGAGTACCTCTTCGCGATCGCCGTCGGGGTCGCCGGCCGCGCGCCGGCCTGGCTGATCTTCGGGTACGTCTTCGTGCTCACCCTGCACCACTACGACCTGACCGCCCGGCTGGAGAAGCGGCAGGCGGCCCCGCCGCTGCACGCCGCCACGCTGGGCTGGGAGGGCCGGTCGGCGGTGCTGGCTGTCGCGTCAATCGCCGGAATCGCGAGTATCGCTCTGGCTACACTCGGTACGTACCTTCTCGTGGTTTTCGTCGCGAGTGTGGTCCTCGCCTGGGTGGTCCTGCCGGCCCGCGCCCGCCGGACGCCGGTCCCGGTGGGCGGAGGTGACCGCTCGCCGGGCTGA
- a CDS encoding nitroreductase family protein, giving the protein MEFAEVVRRRRMVRNYDPDRPVPPDVVDRLLDHAVRAPSAGFAQGWGFLVLETPEDRERFWTAATPGGGGRERWLAGMRRAPLIVVPHANRSAYLERYAEPDKGWADRSAERWPVPYWYVDTGFAALLMLLTAVDEGLGACFFGIPPERLDAYREAFGVPAEYQPIGAVTVGYRAADHRSPSLRRGRRPVGEVVRRGRWS; this is encoded by the coding sequence ATGGAGTTCGCCGAGGTGGTCCGGCGTCGCCGGATGGTGCGCAACTACGACCCGGACCGCCCGGTCCCGCCCGACGTGGTGGACCGGCTGCTGGACCACGCGGTGCGGGCGCCGTCGGCGGGCTTCGCGCAGGGCTGGGGCTTCCTGGTGCTGGAGACGCCGGAGGACCGGGAGCGGTTCTGGACGGCGGCCACCCCGGGCGGCGGCGGCCGGGAACGCTGGCTGGCCGGGATGCGCCGGGCACCGCTGATCGTGGTGCCGCACGCGAACCGCTCGGCGTACCTGGAGCGGTACGCCGAGCCGGACAAGGGCTGGGCGGACCGCTCGGCCGAGCGCTGGCCGGTGCCGTACTGGTACGTGGACACCGGTTTTGCCGCCCTGCTGATGCTGCTCACCGCGGTGGACGAGGGGCTGGGCGCGTGCTTCTTCGGCATCCCGCCGGAGCGGCTCGACGCCTACCGGGAGGCGTTCGGGGTGCCCGCGGAGTACCAGCCGATCGGCGCGGTGACGGTGGGTTACCGGGCAGCCGACCACCGGTCGCCGTCGCTGCGCCGGGGTCGGCGCCCGGTCGGTGAGGTGGTCCGCCGGGGTCGGTGGAGTTGA
- a CDS encoding DUF4230 domain-containing protein codes for MARDGDINEPTREFPGYPTGDALRARSDVTPEPASGDPASPGGPARSLLWVLGAAALAVVVLLGVQATGILPDFRNPFAKEQTDRSQPPLLKSIRDLSRYVAAEGNFQVVVDLQNDRQNVPDFLLNERTLFVGAGSIEAYVDFAKIADGAVVESADGKSVEIKLPAPQLGETNLDLEKSYVFAEQRGLLNRLNDLVQGDPNRQQQVYKLAEDRITAAARDSGLTARAEENTRKMLEGLLRSLGYEKVTVTYTAP; via the coding sequence ATGGCCCGCGACGGTGACATCAACGAGCCCACCAGGGAGTTCCCCGGTTACCCGACCGGCGACGCCCTCCGGGCCCGGTCGGACGTCACACCCGAGCCGGCGTCCGGCGACCCGGCGTCGCCCGGCGGGCCGGCCCGGAGCCTGCTCTGGGTGCTCGGCGCGGCCGCGCTGGCGGTGGTGGTGCTGCTCGGCGTGCAGGCCACCGGGATCCTGCCCGACTTCCGCAACCCGTTCGCCAAGGAGCAGACCGACCGCAGCCAGCCGCCGCTGCTGAAGTCGATCCGCGACCTCAGCCGGTACGTGGCCGCCGAGGGCAACTTCCAGGTGGTCGTCGACCTGCAGAACGACCGGCAGAACGTGCCGGACTTCCTGCTCAACGAGCGCACGCTCTTCGTCGGGGCGGGCAGCATCGAGGCGTACGTCGACTTCGCCAAGATCGCCGACGGGGCGGTGGTCGAGTCCGCCGACGGGAAGTCGGTGGAGATCAAGCTCCCCGCGCCGCAGCTCGGCGAGACCAACCTCGACCTGGAGAAGAGCTACGTCTTCGCCGAGCAGCGTGGCCTGCTCAACCGGCTGAACGACCTGGTGCAGGGCGACCCCAACCGGCAGCAGCAGGTGTACAAGCTGGCCGAGGACCGGATCACCGCCGCCGCCCGGGACAGCGGGCTGACCGCCCGCGCCGAGGAGAACACCCGCAAGATGCTGGAAGGGCTGCTGCGCTCGCTGGGCTACGAGAAGGTGACAGTCACCTACACCGCCCCCTGA
- a CDS encoding PspC domain-containing protein gives MSRKLVRPREGRMLAGVCAGLGQRFGMSAGMIRLLFLLSLLLPGTQVIVYLVLWILMPSEDRYAATRH, from the coding sequence ATGAGTCGCAAACTGGTCCGGCCCCGTGAGGGGCGCATGCTCGCCGGTGTCTGCGCCGGCCTGGGGCAGCGGTTCGGCATGTCGGCCGGCATGATCCGGCTGCTGTTCCTGCTGTCGCTGCTGCTGCCCGGCACCCAGGTGATCGTCTACCTGGTGCTCTGGATCCTGATGCCGAGCGAGGACCGCTACGCCGCCACCCGCCACTGA